The Pelotomaculum isophthalicicum JI genome has a segment encoding these proteins:
- a CDS encoding 2-isopropylmalate synthase: MSQRVYLFDTTLRDGEQSPGASLNVDEKIQIARQLAKLGVDIIEAGFPISSPGDFEAVRTIAREVKGVAVAGLARTHFEDIDRAWEAVRHAEQARIHTFISTSDIHLEHQLRMTREQVLEAAVAAVKRAKSYTADVEFSTMDASRSDLDYLCQVLAAAIKAGATVVNIPDTVGYAVPEEWGKFIDTICHKVEGIEKVIVSVHCHNDLGLAVANSLAAVMNGARQVEGTINGIGERAGNAALEELVMTLRTRKDLFSLYTGVHTEEIYRTSRLVSNLTGMKVQANKAVVGKNAFAHESGIHQDGVIKERTTYEIMSPAMVGISKSNLVLGKLSGRHAFRQRLEELGYNLSSEELKNAFARFKKLADKKRDITDDDLEAIIEEEIRKAPHTYTLNYLHISSGTTVVPTATVVLQRDGQRLEEAACGNGPVDAICKAVDKITGMSCTMVNWGINAITSGKDALGDVTLKITMDGQKVYVGRGISTDILDASAKAYVNAVNKLVWDNRPVEKIDIE, from the coding sequence ATGAGCCAGCGTGTTTATCTTTTCGACACCACTTTGCGGGACGGAGAGCAGTCGCCCGGCGCAAGCCTGAATGTGGATGAGAAAATACAGATAGCCAGGCAACTTGCCAAACTTGGAGTAGATATTATTGAAGCAGGCTTTCCAATATCTTCGCCCGGCGACTTTGAGGCTGTCCGTACCATCGCCCGGGAGGTCAAGGGCGTGGCAGTGGCCGGGCTGGCCAGAACTCACTTTGAAGATATTGACCGGGCCTGGGAAGCGGTGCGTCACGCCGAGCAGGCGCGCATCCACACTTTTATTTCTACATCTGACATTCATCTGGAGCACCAGTTGCGGATGACCAGGGAGCAGGTGCTGGAAGCGGCGGTCGCGGCGGTTAAACGTGCCAAGTCTTACACGGCCGACGTTGAATTTTCCACGATGGACGCTTCACGATCTGATTTGGATTATTTATGCCAGGTTCTGGCGGCTGCCATCAAAGCGGGAGCCACTGTGGTGAACATACCGGATACGGTGGGTTACGCTGTTCCTGAGGAATGGGGAAAATTTATCGATACCATCTGCCATAAGGTTGAAGGCATCGAAAAAGTGATTGTCAGCGTGCACTGCCATAACGACCTCGGTCTGGCTGTGGCAAACTCGCTTGCCGCGGTGATGAACGGCGCACGCCAGGTGGAGGGTACCATTAATGGAATCGGAGAACGGGCAGGCAACGCCGCTCTTGAGGAATTAGTGATGACCCTTCGTACCCGCAAGGACCTGTTCAGCCTGTACACCGGTGTCCACACCGAGGAAATTTACCGCACCAGCAGGTTGGTGAGCAATCTGACCGGGATGAAAGTCCAGGCAAATAAGGCGGTAGTAGGCAAAAACGCTTTCGCTCACGAGTCGGGTATTCACCAGGACGGTGTTATTAAAGAGCGCACCACCTATGAAATTATGAGCCCGGCGATGGTTGGTATCAGTAAAAGCAATCTGGTGCTGGGAAAACTGTCCGGGCGCCACGCCTTCCGTCAGAGGCTGGAAGAGCTCGGTTACAACCTTTCCAGCGAGGAACTGAAGAACGCCTTTGCCCGTTTCAAAAAACTGGCCGACAAAAAGAGAGATATTACCGACGATGACCTGGAAGCCATTATAGAGGAAGAAATACGCAAAGCGCCGCATACCTACACGCTTAATTACCTGCATATTTCCAGCGGTACCACCGTGGTGCCCACCGCTACCGTAGTATTGCAACGGGACGGCCAGCGGTTGGAAGAGGCTGCTTGCGGCAACGGCCCGGTAGACGCGATTTGTAAAGCGGTGGATAAAATCACCGGTATGAGCTGCACAATGGTCAACTGGGGGATTAACGCCATCACCTCCGGCAAGGACGCGTTGGGAGATGTGACCTTAAAAATCACCATGGACGGGCAAAAGGTTTACGTCGGCCGTGGCATCAGCACCGATATTCTTGACGCCAGCGCCAAGGCTTACGTCAATGCGGTAAACAAACTGGTCTGGGATAACCGGCCGGTTGAAAAAATAGATATAGAGTAA
- the ilvB gene encoding biosynthetic-type acetolactate synthase large subunit, translated as MEITVAEALVRCLEQENVNLIFGYPGGAILPVYDALYNSTIKHVLTRHEQGAVHAADGYARVTGKVGVCLATSGPGATNLVTGIANAYMDSVPMVVITGQVPVSQIGTDAFQEVDITGITLPVTKHNFLIKDPKQLPQVVRKAFHIAATGRPGPVLIDLPKDVAQAKIKFAYPKNIHLPGYKPTYKGHPAMINQASKVIMESKRPVIYAGGGVRISNAAPELKELAETISAPVTHTLMGLGCFPGDHPLFLGMLGMHGTRYANQAVTECDCLITVGARFDDRVVANIEGFAPDAKIIHIDIDPAEISKNVQASLPIVGDVKQVLEKLLQLLKKRKNAEWTARVQALKKEYPLDYSMDGALKPQFVIEKLCESTGGDAVVVTDVGQHQMWTAQYYKFKEPRSFISSGGLGTMGFGLPAAIGAQMGASGQKVILITGDGSIQMTLQELGTAMEQELPLKIFVMNNRQLGMVRQQQEYYCEKRYIAVDFRFDLDFAALARVYGMAGYTVETAEQLVDILPEVLASPGPVMVNCLIGGKENVLPMVLAGSNINEAID; from the coding sequence TTGGAGATTACTGTTGCAGAAGCCCTTGTCCGCTGTTTGGAACAAGAAAACGTAAATTTGATTTTCGGATACCCGGGTGGCGCTATCCTTCCCGTTTACGATGCCTTATATAATTCTACCATTAAACACGTGTTGACCCGCCACGAACAGGGCGCGGTCCACGCGGCCGACGGTTATGCCAGAGTGACCGGGAAGGTCGGCGTGTGCCTGGCGACGTCGGGACCCGGCGCGACCAACTTGGTGACCGGCATTGCCAACGCTTACATGGATTCTGTTCCGATGGTCGTGATTACCGGCCAGGTGCCTGTCAGTCAGATTGGCACCGACGCCTTTCAGGAAGTTGATATTACCGGCATCACCTTACCGGTTACCAAACACAACTTTTTAATAAAGGATCCGAAACAGCTGCCTCAGGTTGTCAGAAAGGCATTTCATATTGCGGCGACAGGCCGGCCTGGTCCGGTGTTGATCGATTTGCCCAAAGACGTGGCTCAGGCCAAGATAAAGTTTGCTTATCCTAAAAACATTCATCTGCCTGGCTACAAGCCCACCTACAAAGGGCATCCGGCCATGATAAACCAGGCCAGTAAAGTTATTATGGAATCCAAACGCCCGGTGATCTATGCCGGCGGGGGGGTCAGAATCTCTAACGCCGCCCCGGAATTGAAGGAATTGGCCGAGACTATTTCCGCGCCGGTGACGCATACATTAATGGGATTGGGCTGTTTCCCAGGCGACCATCCTCTTTTCCTGGGGATGTTGGGCATGCATGGTACCCGCTACGCCAACCAGGCTGTCACTGAGTGCGATTGTCTAATTACCGTGGGCGCCCGGTTTGACGACCGTGTTGTGGCTAATATTGAAGGTTTCGCTCCTGACGCCAAGATTATTCACATCGACATTGATCCGGCGGAAATTAGCAAAAATGTGCAAGCGAGCCTGCCAATCGTAGGAGATGTCAAGCAGGTTCTGGAAAAACTTCTGCAGTTGCTAAAGAAAAGGAAAAATGCTGAATGGACGGCGCGGGTGCAGGCATTGAAAAAGGAATACCCGCTTGATTACAGTATGGACGGAGCGTTAAAACCGCAGTTTGTCATTGAAAAACTGTGTGAATCAACAGGCGGCGACGCAGTTGTGGTTACCGATGTCGGGCAGCATCAGATGTGGACCGCCCAGTATTACAAATTTAAGGAGCCGCGCAGTTTTATCTCTTCCGGCGGTTTGGGCACGATGGGGTTTGGCCTGCCGGCGGCAATCGGGGCGCAAATGGGCGCTTCCGGCCAAAAAGTTATACTAATCACCGGTGACGGCAGTATTCAGATGACGCTGCAAGAGTTAGGCACTGCGATGGAGCAGGAACTGCCTTTGAAGATTTTTGTCATGAACAACAGGCAACTCGGTATGGTTCGCCAGCAACAGGAGTATTACTGCGAAAAGCGTTATATAGCGGTAGACTTCCGGTTTGACTTGGACTTTGCGGCGCTTGCCAGGGTTTACGGCATGGCGGGGTATACTGTTGAAACTGCGGAGCAACTGGTTGACATACTGCCTGAAGTGCTGGCTTCTCCCGGACCGGTTATGGTAAACTGTCTGATTGGTGGTAAAGAAAACGTACTACCCATGGTATTGGCGGGATCAAATATTAATGAAGCGATAGATTAA
- the ilvC gene encoding ketol-acid reductoisomerase, whose amino-acid sequence MVKVYYDQDADLNLLKGKKIAILGYGSQGHAQAQNLRESGMDVVIGLPVSEIASRQQAEADGFTILLPGEAAAQADFIQVLAPDEIQARLYREDIAPNLSAGNILMFSHGFNIHYGQIVPPADIDVIMVAPKSPGHMVRRLYQDGKGVPALVAVFQDYSGKAKEIGLAYAKGIGCTRAGVFETSFKEETETDLFGEQAVLCGGVTELIKAGFDTLVEAGYAPEMAYFECCHELKLIVDLINEGGLGFMRYSISNTAEYGDYMTGTRIINEDTRQEMKKVLEEIQNGEFAKRWILENQANRPVFNAMAKREKELLIEKIGADLRAMMPWLKK is encoded by the coding sequence ATGGTAAAAGTGTATTATGATCAAGATGCGGATCTGAATTTGTTGAAAGGCAAGAAGATTGCCATTCTGGGGTATGGCAGCCAGGGTCACGCGCAGGCGCAGAACCTTAGGGAGAGCGGGATGGACGTTGTAATTGGTCTCCCCGTGTCAGAAATCGCCAGCCGCCAGCAGGCTGAAGCGGACGGTTTCACGATCCTGCTGCCGGGAGAGGCGGCCGCCCAGGCTGACTTTATCCAGGTGCTGGCGCCCGATGAAATTCAGGCCAGACTTTACCGGGAGGATATTGCACCTAATCTGTCCGCCGGCAATATATTGATGTTTTCCCACGGATTTAACATTCATTACGGCCAGATTGTTCCCCCGGCGGATATAGACGTCATTATGGTAGCCCCGAAAAGCCCGGGCCATATGGTGCGCCGCTTGTACCAGGACGGCAAAGGCGTGCCCGCGTTGGTAGCCGTCTTTCAGGACTACTCAGGCAAAGCTAAGGAAATAGGACTGGCTTATGCGAAAGGTATTGGCTGCACCCGGGCGGGCGTTTTTGAAACCAGCTTTAAGGAAGAAACTGAAACTGACCTCTTCGGTGAGCAGGCTGTGCTGTGCGGCGGCGTTACCGAGCTGATTAAAGCCGGTTTCGACACCCTGGTTGAGGCGGGCTACGCGCCTGAAATGGCTTATTTTGAATGCTGTCATGAATTGAAATTAATCGTTGACCTGATTAACGAGGGCGGGCTCGGATTCATGCGGTATTCAATCAGCAACACCGCCGAATACGGCGACTATATGACCGGGACGCGCATTATTAATGAAGACACCCGCCAGGAAATGAAGAAAGTTCTGGAAGAGATCCAAAACGGCGAGTTTGCCAAACGGTGGATTTTGGAAAACCAGGCCAACCGCCCGGTGTTTAACGCCATGGCGAAAAGGGAAAAAGAGCTTCTGATCGAAAAAATAGGGGCGGATCTCCGCGCAATGATGCCCTGGCTGAAAAAGTAG
- the ilvN gene encoding acetolactate synthase small subunit encodes MTHTLAVLVENTPGILARVAGLFSRRGFNIDSLAVGRSEDPGISRMTIVVEGDDSILEQVTKQLHKLIDVIKITDVTRDDFVDRELVMIKVNTETSTRAEIMQLVDIFRARIVDVGPKSLTIEVTGYESKINAFENSLRPFGILEMVRTGKVAMLRGFKSITINERQKREDTN; translated from the coding sequence GTGACACATACACTTGCGGTACTGGTGGAAAACACACCTGGGATCCTGGCGAGGGTAGCCGGCCTCTTCAGCCGGCGGGGTTTTAACATTGACAGCCTGGCCGTTGGCAGATCCGAGGACCCCGGTATTTCCAGGATGACCATCGTGGTTGAAGGTGATGACAGTATTTTAGAGCAAGTCACCAAGCAACTGCATAAACTTATTGATGTCATAAAGATTACTGACGTTACCAGGGACGATTTTGTCGACCGGGAACTGGTTATGATTAAGGTTAATACCGAAACGTCCACCCGGGCTGAAATAATGCAATTGGTGGATATTTTCCGCGCCAGGATCGTAGATGTGGGCCCTAAATCGCTAACCATCGAAGTGACGGGATACGAAAGTAAAATCAATGCTTTTGAAAACTCGTTGCGTCCTTTTGGGATCTTGGAAATGGTCCGCACGGGAAAAGTAGCCATGCTGCGGGGCTTCAAATCCATTACAATAAATGAACGCCAGAAAAGGGAGGATACAAATTAA
- the ilvB gene encoding biosynthetic-type acetolactate synthase large subunit yields MNYSGAEILIKSLEAENVDTIFGYPGGQVLPIYDALYDADIRHILCRHEQGAAHAADGYARATGRPGVCLATSGPGATNLVTGIANAHMDSVPLVAITGQVPWSLLGRDSFQEADITGITLPITKHSYLVRDPSELARIVKEAFYIATTGRPGPVLIDIPKDVSSTSSEYIVPEELHLPGYKPVSEADPRQVLEAAKAIAKSERPVIYAGGGVVISGAQDELVRFAELLMAPVATTLMGLGGFPGNHPLSLGMLGMHGTKYANFAVCECDLLIAVGARFDDRVTGKLETFANEAKVIHIDIDPAEIGKNVRVDIPVNGDVKIVLKQLMDILQPRLGEAWREKIQTWKKEYPIDFCDNGELKPQAVIQEIYRQTGGDARITTEVGQHQMWTAQYYTFSKPRSFISSGGLGTMGYGMPAAIGVQAGCPDDTVFDIAGDGSIQMNIQELCTAVNYELPINVAVMDNGFLGMVRQWQELFYNRRYSHTKLFNPDFVKLAEAYGAEGFRVTKRSEITPVLEQAIRSSKPVMIDFMVESEENVMPMVPPGESLSKMLG; encoded by the coding sequence GTGAATTATTCCGGGGCGGAAATCCTGATCAAAAGTTTAGAGGCTGAAAATGTGGACACAATTTTCGGCTACCCCGGAGGCCAGGTCTTACCGATCTATGACGCCTTGTACGATGCTGATATCCGGCACATCCTGTGCAGGCACGAACAGGGGGCGGCTCACGCCGCGGATGGTTACGCCCGCGCTACCGGCAGGCCGGGGGTTTGCCTGGCGACTTCGGGTCCCGGCGCGACCAATCTGGTTACGGGTATTGCCAACGCCCACATGGATTCAGTGCCTCTGGTGGCTATTACCGGCCAGGTTCCCTGGAGTTTGCTGGGAAGGGATTCCTTCCAGGAGGCGGACATAACCGGTATTACCCTGCCGATAACAAAGCACAGCTATCTGGTCAGGGACCCGTCCGAACTGGCTCGTATTGTCAAGGAGGCGTTTTATATAGCTACTACCGGCAGGCCTGGCCCGGTGCTGATCGATATTCCCAAGGACGTTTCCAGTACGTCGAGCGAATATATAGTGCCGGAAGAACTGCACCTGCCCGGCTATAAACCCGTGAGTGAAGCTGACCCGCGGCAGGTGTTGGAAGCGGCTAAAGCAATCGCTAAATCCGAGCGGCCGGTGATATATGCCGGTGGCGGTGTTGTTATTTCCGGAGCGCAGGATGAACTGGTCCGTTTCGCGGAACTGCTGATGGCGCCGGTAGCCACTACGCTGATGGGGTTGGGGGGCTTTCCGGGAAACCATCCGCTGTCTCTCGGCATGCTCGGCATGCACGGGACTAAATACGCTAATTTCGCTGTTTGTGAATGCGACCTCCTGATTGCCGTGGGGGCGCGGTTCGACGACCGGGTTACCGGTAAACTGGAGACCTTCGCTAATGAGGCTAAAGTGATTCATATTGACATAGATCCAGCAGAAATTGGGAAAAATGTGAGAGTGGACATTCCCGTCAACGGAGACGTTAAAATAGTATTAAAACAGCTGATGGATATACTCCAGCCAAGATTGGGAGAGGCCTGGCGGGAGAAAATCCAGACGTGGAAAAAAGAGTACCCGATTGATTTTTGTGACAACGGGGAACTGAAACCCCAGGCTGTCATTCAGGAAATTTACCGTCAAACCGGTGGCGATGCCCGTATTACCACCGAGGTGGGCCAGCATCAGATGTGGACGGCGCAGTATTATACTTTTTCCAAACCGCGTTCTTTTATCTCCTCCGGCGGTTTGGGCACAATGGGCTATGGAATGCCCGCGGCTATCGGCGTCCAGGCCGGTTGCCCGGATGACACGGTTTTTGATATTGCCGGAGACGGCAGTATTCAAATGAACATTCAGGAATTATGCACGGCAGTGAACTATGAGCTGCCAATTAATGTGGCAGTTATGGATAACGGCTTTTTAGGGATGGTCAGACAATGGCAGGAGCTTTTTTATAACCGCCGTTATTCCCATACGAAGTTGTTTAACCCTGATTTTGTTAAACTGGCTGAGGCTTATGGCGCGGAAGGGTTCAGGGTGACCAAACGGTCTGAGATAACACCTGTTTTGGAGCAGGCGATCCGTTCCAGTAAGCCGGTAATGATTGATTTCATGGTGGAGAGTGAAGAAAACGTCATGCCTATGGTTCCACCAGGTGAATCATTGAGCAAAATGCTTGGTTAG
- the ilvD gene encoding dihydroxy-acid dehydratase, with protein MRSDVMKKGIEKAPHRSLFKALGYLDQELELPLIGVVNSFNEIVPGHMHLNDLTEAVKAGVRMAGGTPIEFPSIAVCDGIAMNHTGMKYSLASRELIADSIEVMAEAHPFDGLVLIPNCDKIIPGMLMAAARLNIPAIVVSGGPMLAGLYQGQNISLSNLFEAVGKVYAGSMTEDELHEVEEAACPGCGSCSGMFTANSMNCLTEALGMALPGNGTVLAVSAARRRLAKMTGRQIVKLVKEGIRPSDIMTKDAFNNGLAVDMALGCSTNTVLHLPAIASEAGVEMNLDYVNMVSERTPNLCKLSPMGPFFIQDLDEAGGIPAVMAELSKKGLINLEARTVSGTVGDRISGREVSRRDVIRSVDDPHSPSGGIAILRGNLAPDGAVVKKAGVAPEMLKHSGPARVFDSEDEATKAITARKISKGDVIVIRYEGPRGGPGMREMLTPTATVAGLGMDKDVALLTDGRFSGATRGASIGHISPEAAEGGPMAILKDGDIIEIDIPNNSLNVALSEVEISARLKDWQPPEPRVKKGYLARYARHVTSASTGAIIREE; from the coding sequence TTGCGTAGCGACGTAATGAAAAAAGGTATTGAAAAAGCTCCCCACCGCTCGCTTTTCAAAGCGCTGGGTTATCTCGATCAGGAATTGGAGTTGCCCCTGATTGGCGTGGTAAACTCATTCAATGAGATTGTGCCCGGGCATATGCATCTGAATGATCTCACGGAAGCGGTGAAAGCCGGCGTGCGCATGGCCGGGGGAACGCCCATTGAATTCCCGTCCATAGCTGTCTGCGACGGTATAGCTATGAACCACACCGGGATGAAATACTCTCTGGCCAGCAGGGAATTGATCGCGGACAGCATTGAAGTAATGGCTGAGGCTCACCCGTTTGACGGGCTGGTGCTGATCCCGAACTGCGATAAAATAATACCGGGCATGCTGATGGCCGCGGCCAGGCTGAATATTCCGGCCATCGTGGTCAGCGGCGGCCCGATGCTGGCCGGCCTGTATCAAGGGCAGAATATATCTCTGAGCAATCTTTTTGAAGCGGTAGGCAAGGTATACGCCGGCAGCATGACTGAGGACGAACTGCACGAAGTGGAAGAAGCGGCCTGTCCCGGCTGTGGTTCATGTTCCGGCATGTTCACGGCAAATTCAATGAACTGTTTGACTGAAGCCCTGGGCATGGCCCTGCCGGGCAACGGTACTGTTCTGGCCGTGTCCGCCGCCCGGCGCCGCCTGGCCAAAATGACCGGCAGGCAAATTGTGAAACTGGTCAAAGAAGGTATTCGCCCATCCGACATTATGACCAAAGATGCTTTCAACAACGGACTGGCGGTAGACATGGCCCTGGGATGTTCCACCAATACGGTGCTTCATCTCCCGGCCATCGCGTCCGAAGCGGGTGTGGAAATGAATCTCGATTATGTCAACATGGTCAGTGAGCGGACGCCGAACTTGTGCAAATTGAGTCCGATGGGTCCATTCTTTATTCAGGATCTGGACGAAGCGGGGGGAATTCCGGCGGTGATGGCCGAACTGTCCAAAAAAGGGCTGATTAACCTGGAGGCCCGGACGGTCTCCGGCACTGTGGGTGATAGAATCAGCGGCCGGGAGGTATCGCGCCGGGATGTCATCCGCAGTGTGGATGACCCGCACAGCCCCAGCGGCGGCATCGCCATCCTGCGCGGCAACCTCGCTCCCGACGGGGCGGTGGTGAAGAAGGCCGGGGTGGCGCCGGAAATGCTTAAACACAGCGGCCCGGCCCGCGTCTTTGATTCCGAGGACGAGGCTACCAAGGCTATTACAGCGCGAAAAATAAGCAAGGGCGACGTAATCGTCATTCGTTATGAAGGTCCCAGGGGCGGGCCGGGGATGCGGGAAATGCTTACCCCGACCGCTACTGTCGCCGGCTTGGGAATGGATAAAGACGTGGCTTTATTGACCGACGGCCGCTTTTCGGGAGCGACCCGGGGCGCTTCAATCGGCCATATCTCACCGGAAGCGGCCGAGGGCGGCCCGATGGCTATTCTCAAAGACGGAGATATAATTGAAATCGATATTCCGAATAACTCCCTGAACGTAGCACTGAGCGAAGTGGAAATCTCCGCCCGGCTGAAAGATTGGCAGCCGCCGGAACCAAGGGTTAAAAAGGGCTACCTGGCACGTTACGCCCGCCATGTAACCTCAGCCAGCACAGGGGCGATCATCAGGGAAGAATAA
- the ilvE gene encoding branched-chain-amino-acid transaminase, translated as MSLIIYLDGEYLPEERAVVSVFDHGLLYGDGVFEGIRAYNGRVFKLHDHLVRLYESARTIGLDIPLTLEEMQEVVLETLRRNNLRSGYIRLVVTRGKGDLGLDPLKCPRPTVFCITASIRLYPEELYENGLSLITVSTRRNIPVAVTPRVKSLNYLNNIYAKMEANLVGVPEAIMLNSEGYVAEATGDNIFIIKNGVLATPPPYIGLLEGVTRNAVMDLARQAGIPVEEKVFTLHDVYNADECFLTGTAAEVIPTVKVDGRVIADGKPGKITWELISAFRELTKVDGPLIFPEDASTCGCGC; from the coding sequence ATGAGCCTGATTATTTATCTTGACGGGGAGTATTTGCCCGAGGAGCGGGCGGTAGTATCTGTTTTTGACCATGGTCTCCTTTACGGCGACGGGGTTTTTGAAGGGATCCGCGCTTATAACGGCAGAGTTTTCAAGCTGCATGACCACTTGGTCCGCCTTTATGAATCTGCCAGGACAATTGGCCTGGACATTCCGCTGACCTTAGAAGAGATGCAGGAGGTTGTTTTGGAAACGTTGCGCCGCAATAACCTGCGCAGCGGCTATATCCGCCTGGTGGTAACCCGCGGCAAGGGCGACCTGGGGCTTGATCCGCTTAAATGCCCGAGGCCCACGGTATTCTGTATCACCGCTTCGATCCGGCTTTACCCTGAAGAATTATATGAAAATGGTTTGAGTCTTATTACTGTTTCCACCCGCCGGAATATTCCTGTCGCGGTGACTCCGCGGGTTAAGTCGTTGAATTACCTGAACAATATTTACGCCAAGATGGAAGCCAACCTGGTCGGTGTGCCTGAGGCGATTATGCTCAACTCGGAAGGATATGTGGCTGAAGCCACGGGGGACAATATATTTATAATTAAAAACGGAGTCCTTGCAACTCCTCCACCTTATATAGGCCTTTTGGAAGGGGTAACCCGAAATGCGGTAATGGATCTGGCCCGCCAGGCCGGTATACCGGTCGAGGAAAAGGTTTTTACCTTGCACGATGTGTACAATGCCGACGAATGTTTCCTGACCGGCACCGCCGCCGAGGTCATTCCCACGGTAAAGGTAGACGGACGTGTCATTGCCGACGGCAAGCCGGGTAAAATCACCTGGGAACTTATTTCCGCGTTCCGTGAACTGACTAAAGTTGACGGCCCGCTGATTTTTCCGGAAGACGCGTCCACCTGCGGTTGCGGCTGTTAA
- the nrfD gene encoding NrfD/PsrC family molybdoenzyme membrane anchor subunit: MQKKHWTFRITGFRLLLILFVIAAVAISLYRFIFGLGSVTNLNDQWPWGLWIGFDLLCGIALAGGGFSTALIVHVLHKEKYLPIARAALLTSLIGYIIALVSLFLDIGRWYNFWRPFFFWGYHSVLFEVFWCISLYTTVQILEFGDIFFERVRFPSLKKILHATMPFWLIIGIVLPTLHQSSLGSLYVIAANRLNPLWWSMIIPFFFVWSAFFLGPAMVTIEGTLAARAYRREPELPVFSSLTSVTMWMMIVYFIVKVIDLNYRGVFSQAFNGSFESNMFLVEMIVFVLLPIVMYAVPSIRNKLWGVFTASVLVVAGVVFNRMNVVFTGMAQSAGGHYFPTDWEILVTIGMWSALVLIYCFVVENFPIMPKENLVSHESSMTAGQSVHM; encoded by the coding sequence GTGCAAAAGAAGCACTGGACTTTTAGAATTACCGGATTCAGATTGTTATTAATCTTGTTTGTGATAGCCGCGGTCGCTATTTCTTTATACCGTTTTATCTTCGGCCTCGGCTCAGTTACCAACCTGAACGACCAGTGGCCGTGGGGCCTGTGGATCGGCTTCGACCTGCTCTGCGGCATCGCCCTCGCGGGGGGCGGCTTCAGCACGGCGCTGATCGTTCATGTGCTGCATAAGGAAAAGTACCTGCCCATCGCCAGGGCCGCGCTGCTTACTTCATTAATCGGTTATATCATCGCGCTGGTCAGTCTCTTTCTGGACATCGGGCGATGGTACAATTTTTGGCGGCCCTTCTTTTTCTGGGGATACCACTCGGTGCTGTTCGAGGTATTCTGGTGTATCTCTCTCTACACAACTGTGCAAATCCTGGAGTTCGGGGATATTTTCTTTGAGAGGGTGCGTTTCCCATCTCTGAAAAAGATACTTCACGCAACCATGCCTTTCTGGCTGATAATAGGAATTGTACTGCCTACCCTACACCAGTCGTCGCTGGGTTCTCTCTATGTCATCGCTGCAAACAGGTTAAACCCGCTATGGTGGTCGATGATTATACCTTTCTTCTTTGTGTGGTCCGCTTTCTTTCTTGGACCGGCTATGGTTACTATTGAGGGAACGCTGGCGGCCAGGGCTTACCGCCGTGAGCCGGAACTGCCGGTGTTTTCAAGTCTGACTAGTGTCACCATGTGGATGATGATTGTCTACTTTATTGTTAAAGTGATTGACTTGAATTACCGGGGCGTTTTTTCGCAAGCGTTCAACGGTTCCTTTGAAAGCAATATGTTCTTAGTAGAAATGATTGTATTTGTTCTCCTGCCGATCGTCATGTATGCCGTGCCAAGCATCCGCAACAAGCTCTGGGGCGTTTTCACGGCTTCCGTTTTAGTGGTCGCCGGTGTAGTCTTCAACCGGATGAATGTTGTCTTTACCGGCATGGCCCAAAGCGCGGGCGGACATTATTTTCCCACCGACTGGGAAATATTAGTTACTATTGGCATGTGGAGCGCTCTAGTTCTCATTTACTGCTTTGTAGTTGAGAATTTCCCGATTATGCCGAAAGAAAATTTAGTTTCACACGAAAGCAGTATGACTGCCGGACAGAGCGTACACATGTAG